In the genome of Bradyrhizobium sp. CIAT3101, one region contains:
- a CDS encoding acyl-CoA dehydrogenase yields MSVRPQTKDKPAAASFQWDDPFLLDEQLTEDERMVRDTARAYAQDKLLPRVTKAYLEEKTDREIFNEMGELGLIGITLPEEYGCANASYVAYGLVAREIERVDSGYRSMNSVQSSLVMYPIYAYGDENQRKKYLPKLASGEWVGCFGLTEPDAGSDPAGMKTRAEKVSDGYRLTGSKMWISNAPIADVFVIWAKSAEHDNQIRGFVLEKGMKGLSAPKIGSKLSLRASITGEVVMDGVVVPESALLPNVSGLKGPFGCLNRARYGISWGAIGAAEDCMHRARQYTLDRKQFGKPLAATQLVQKKLADMETEIALGLQGSLRVGRLMDEGKFAPEMISIMKRNNCGKALDIARVARDMHGGNGISAEFHVMRHVHNLETVNTYEGTHDVHALILGRAITGIQAFF; encoded by the coding sequence ATGAGCGTGCGCCCTCAGACCAAGGACAAGCCGGCTGCGGCTTCCTTCCAGTGGGACGATCCGTTCCTGCTCGACGAGCAGCTGACCGAAGACGAGCGCATGGTGCGCGATACGGCGCGCGCCTATGCCCAGGACAAGCTGCTGCCGCGTGTCACCAAGGCCTATCTGGAAGAGAAGACCGACCGCGAGATCTTCAACGAGATGGGCGAGCTCGGCCTGATCGGCATCACGCTGCCGGAAGAATATGGCTGCGCCAATGCGAGCTACGTGGCGTACGGCCTCGTCGCGCGCGAGATCGAGCGGGTCGATTCCGGCTATCGTTCGATGAACTCGGTGCAGTCGTCGCTGGTGATGTACCCGATCTATGCCTATGGCGACGAGAACCAGCGCAAGAAGTACCTGCCGAAGCTCGCCAGCGGCGAGTGGGTCGGCTGCTTCGGCCTGACCGAGCCCGATGCCGGCTCCGACCCGGCCGGCATGAAGACCCGCGCCGAAAAGGTTTCCGACGGCTATCGCCTGACCGGCAGCAAGATGTGGATCTCGAACGCGCCGATCGCCGACGTGTTCGTGATCTGGGCCAAGTCAGCCGAGCACGACAACCAGATCCGCGGCTTCGTGCTGGAGAAGGGCATGAAGGGCCTTTCCGCACCGAAGATCGGAAGCAAGCTCTCGCTTCGCGCCTCGATCACCGGCGAGGTCGTGATGGACGGCGTCGTGGTGCCCGAAAGCGCGCTGCTGCCCAACGTCTCCGGCCTGAAGGGCCCGTTCGGCTGCCTCAACCGCGCCCGCTACGGCATCTCCTGGGGCGCGATCGGCGCGGCCGAGGACTGCATGCATCGCGCCCGCCAGTACACGCTCGACCGCAAGCAGTTCGGCAAGCCGCTCGCCGCGACCCAGCTGGTGCAGAAGAAGCTCGCCGACATGGAAACCGAGATCGCGCTCGGCCTCCAGGGGAGCTTGCGCGTCGGCCGCCTGATGGACGAGGGCAAGTTTGCGCCCGAGATGATCTCGATCATGAAGCGCAACAATTGCGGCAAGGCCCTCGACATCGCCCGAGTCGCCCGCGACATGCATGGCGGCAACGGCATCTCCGCCGAATTCCACGTGATGCGCCACGTCCATAACCTCGAGACGGTCAACACCTACGAGGGCACCCACGACGTCCACGCCCTGATCCTGGGCCGCGCGATCACGGGCATTCAGGCGTTTTTCTGA